From Ostrinia nubilalis chromosome 9, ilOstNubi1.1, whole genome shotgun sequence, one genomic window encodes:
- the LOC135074865 gene encoding lactosylceramide 4-alpha-galactosyltransferase-like, producing MFLKQAKRHAKIIIVALSILFLIAILNTDLSPDLYFIHWKPLENISCHYLEAEDVLPSADKVKFSSKSIFFHETSCKGGLDARQACAVESTARSHPDWEINVLFTAPATKDTLINNSVLLGQFQNVNFYRIHVVKYAEDTPLKKFVARGALNRTRWRISHASDVLRYLSLYKWGGVYLDLDVVVAKPLGSLVKNWAARESGIAVAAGAMAFSDDKVGRQVAEAAIRDIKWNYRGDVWGHNGPGVITRVLKNMCSTTDVWKMTTATCHGFEVYGPEYFYPIEWQKAHVYFERGHIDLDKAYVYHVWNHFSQHFKIQRGSPYDTLAKTFCPTAYSIFVDEFGRL from the exons ATGTTCCTAAAACAAGCCAAGCGACACGCAAAAATCATCATCGTAGCACTTTCAATTCTCTTCTTGATAGCAATCCTGAATACGGACTTATCGCCAGATCTTTACTTCATACATTGGAAGCCGTTGGAGAACATATCCTGCCACTACTTAGAAGCTGAGGATGTGTTACCATCAGCAGACAAAGTGAAATTCTCGTCCAAATCCATATTTTTCCACGAGACGTCATGCAAAGGAGGTCTAGATGCCCGTCAAGCTTGCGCTGTCGAATCGACAGCTAGATCTCACCCTGACTGGGAGATAAATGTCCTTTTCACAGCTCCAGCGACTAAGGACACTTTAATAAACAACAGTGTACTTCTGGGGCAATTCCAGAACGTGAACTTCTACAGGATTCACGTAGTAAAATACGCAGAAGACACCCCTTTGAAGAAGTTTGTAGCAAGAGGAGCACTGAACAGGACTCGCTGGCGTATCTCGCACGCGTCAGATGTTTTGAGATACTTATCCTTGTACAAATGGGGGGGAGTGTATTTGGACTTGGACGTGGTGGTGGCAAAGCCTTTGGGGTCCCTGGTGAAGAACTGGGCTGCTAGGGAAAGTGGTATAGCTGTTGCTGCAGGAGCAATGGCCTTCTCTGATGATAAAGTAGGGAGACAAGTCGCTGAAGCTGCTATAAG GGATATTAAGTGGAACTACAGAGGGGATGTGTGGGGTCACAATGGGCCGGGTGTGATCACGAGGGTACTTAAGAACATGTGCTCAACCACTGATGTGTGGAAAATGACTACTGCGACGTGTCATG GTTTCGAAGTATACGGTCCCGAATACTTCTATCCTATCGAATGGCAAAAGGCTCACGTCTATTTTGAGAGAGGACACATTGACCTGGACAAGGCCTACGTGTACCACGTTTGGAACCATTTTAGCCAGCACTTCAAGATACAGAGAGGATCACCATATGATACCCTCGCGAAAACGTTCTGTCCGACCGCTTATAGCATATTCGTGGATGAGTTTGGACGACTCTAA